The Anoplopoma fimbria isolate UVic2021 breed Golden Eagle Sablefish chromosome 9, Afim_UVic_2022, whole genome shotgun sequence genome contains the following window.
ATAAGCCCCAAGGCCAACTGCACTGGAGACTTACATCTTAAGAGATGTCATAAGTacaaagtctgtttttaaaaaggggcTAAATGATtccctaaaacagctgggcactttTTGCAAACAACACTGAAAAAAGATTTAATGTATTTCTCGGGGACTATTGCCAATTGTGGATTCTGGTGCACTAGTGaatatttaaagctgcaggaGTTTATGTGGCATCAATTCAAAGTAAACCACAGTAGCCAAGTCCATGTTACTGAAGGACCATGTCATCCAGTGCAATAGTGTGGCTCCCCGAATGGTATTGGACAACAATTGAAGTCTATGGGTGGAAAAACAAGCAAGACCAGGCTTTAAATCCAAAGGAAAGACTTGCTTTATGATCAGTTCATTGGTTTTGGTCTTCTTGTAGGACTTgttgacagtaagaaaaaaaaaaaaggaataacaacaacatgaatAATAGATTGTCACTGCCTGTCACTGGCAGTcctaaaaagttaaatatgtgAAAAGAGAATAAGCAGCTCGGTGCTGTACAGCAGACCCTTAGTAGGGATAGCTCGCTAGCTAACAGTAACACTACACAGTAGGGCCACAGAAATCATGACAACTGGACACTGACAGTTGAGTAAACGTAGCTGAAGGGGGCTAGAATAACGCACTTAAACACATATGTGTTGTGTGATTGTGTCCAAGCCCAAGCACAACATTCCTCATGTAGCATGTCTTCAGATGTGAAGCTAAGCTAGCTGGGTGTTAGCCGGTCTTTACTGTGAAACGTGTCGACCAGAAGTGTCCTCACCGTCGTTTGAGGAGGGGACTGATCTCATCTATGCCTACACACACTGGCTGGTCCCTAGGCGGGTCGCTGAGCTGGGCCTCCGGCTGCCCTGCTCCGTTCTCGGCATCGCCCCGCCACCTCCGCCGGGGCACGGCCGACGCTTTGTTGGTGCATGAGCCGGCCCAGCGCTTCAGCTGCTCCCGCCGCTTGGTCCTCGCCGAGTCCCCCATTGTTTATCCGAAGAGGAggactgtgtttttaaaaataaaacattcactgGCAGGGAACGACACACCCTCCATGTGTATACATTCACTTCCTGGTTCTTGCTTCGAGCTGTGGATGTTGAGGAAGCCTCGGCTCGTGTTCGTTGGCGTCGGGAGCGCGCAAAGCTGCTCAGGCTTGTCGTGCGTCTGACGTCATCGCCACTGTTCTGTAGTGCGCCATTGGCTGTATGTGGAGTAGAGCACAGACTGAAATTAGGAAGGATTTGACCATAGACAGGGTAGAGGGGAAGTGCGGTAAAGCTCCATGTCTGGGAATTGTGAACATGATAATGCATAGTGAGCAAAACACTTCCTGAGCATGTGATTCTTGTGAGACTGGggacagttttatttttgaaataatatcCACAATGAAGGTCAATAAGAGCATCCAAACATATCAATAACAAGACAATAGGAGCCAGTACTACAACTTTTTACCCCTTTATAAATGGTGCCCTATTAGAAAGTGGGACTGAACCACTAAATTATCTGACTTTTAGGTTATTGAGCAAGCATGACTAAGCAAAGTTCCTCCTGTCTACGTCCCCATATGAAGACAGCCGGGCCATTTATTGATATTACATAAGTCCACAACCTGTACACCATTTACTTTGAAGATGAAATATGCAACCTTTTGCCTTGAGGCAGTAAGTGATGTGCGAGTCCTCCCACTTTGCAGGGCATGTTTCCATCCAGCACTGCTCATCCTCACAAGCTGTCTACCTTGCAGTGGCAAGTAGCCTGAGGCTGGGATAACCAGCATTTATATAGCAACcatacatgtttaaaaataagcAGTCTGTCTCAGTAAAAGCTATGCAGTCTTTAATCTGATGTGCTGCAGGTTGAGTTGTTTTAAATGCTTCATAACGTGGTTGATGTTGCAATAGCTTTCCTTTGCATATAGTTAGCACACTGCTGCTCACCACATCCTTGGGGCACACAATGAAATAAGCAGAGGCCCGAAAGCAATCACTGGTGTAAAGCCTGTTTTAGAAAAGAGGCAGGTAGAGACTTGTATGCAAAGtgtcacagacaaaaaaagttgTGCATAATATATCCAATATATCACAAATTCCTAAAACAAAAGACTTGCATATTGTAGTTTTTCTccattgtctgtgtgttatcAGGCCTACAGCAGGATATGCTTATATGTTGATCAGCTGCATTGACTTAAAACTTACAATTACCTCCATTCTGACCTGTGAATCAGCCTAAATTTAAACGATCAATATAAAGCCTTAACTCTTAGATAGCTTGTAAACATTCCAACGTGAACACAGGGTCAAATTCCATGTCACGTTTTTTCCTGTGGCTCTTTGTTCTAAGCACTACAGCTCCACAGTCTTTGACCAACAGAAATTGGAGAGCCATTGATGGAAGTAAGTAAATatctaatttacatttatttgtgtcGTTCCAATCTAGGACTGGTTAAAACTTTGAACTAGTCCATGTGTGACAGAATATGCTGTGGTTGTAATTATTCCTTGTAAACTCTATCTAGTTGTAGTTTATGATACAGCACTGACTTCTCTAGTGAAAGCAAACACATACACCCTTTTTAAATGCAGGTAAGActgaaaaagtgataaaaattATGCATATATAGGAGATATAATGTACAGATTCTtgataaatgaaaggaaaaatcCTCATAAAGTGTTTTAGTAAGCCTCCAGAGCTTCAGGCCTGTACTGGAGGTATGAACAGTATTCTGGCAAAAGATTTTCCCTcacttgctttttttaatggtgGTGGAGGAGAGCGCTGTCTGACAACTCGCTCCAAAATCTCGCTCCAAAATCTCTTCATGTTCAGTTGGGTTTACTGTGAAGGCCACAGCATATGATTCACATCATTTGTATCCTATATGGAAgcattgtaaagccctctgaggcaaatttgtgatttgtgattttgggctatacaaaatagaTTGAATTGgaaatttaatttgcatttattatgtTTCTCCACCTTATTTAGGTTTTTCCCTTAATTTGTCAGTAAAGTTGAACATAAAAGAGGAATTTGGTGGATGGGTGCTTTGAAACTGATCTGTTGAATGTAATCTCAACATATaagctttcttgtttttttactcatgcTTATGAGACTCTATAATAAATAACCCCTATGCTTTGGTGCTCTTGCGGTTGTGGCTTTACTAAAACTCCTCCACTGTCTTTCTCTTATAGAAAGAGAGTTAGAGGAACTTAGTTATCATCAAACTTTAAAAGTGTTATTTACAACATATATCTATAGCCCAGGACTGTCTGACTTTCACAGTTATAGTGAGGCAAAAGTTATTTCCCTTCTTTATCTGATTATCGGTTTCCTCTTTCATGTGAAGTGGAACAACAAGTTACTAGTTTCCgccattcattacattacattacattacattacagtcatttagcagacgcttttatccaaagcgacttacaggaagtattCACATATGTTTCAGAATGTCTCAGCCCTTAAACACAGCACCACACGCCATCCCACCTCACACTCTGACCCGGCTGGCCCGAGAGTGGTTGACAGAGGACACTCCAAACTTTGACCCggcaggagtgtgtgtggggtCACAGGAGGTTGAGGCACGGTTGCTGTGTAAAACACCATACAGCCTCCTGGCAGGGAGCCCCTTCTTCACAGCAGTGTTCACTGAGGTCGGCTGCACCGTGGAATGGATTAGTCAGGAGGGAGCTGAGATTGGTAGGTATAACAAATTGTCTTCCAAAGCACCAAGATATTAGATtagataaatacattaaactaGTTTGGTCATTTGGACAAAAGATGCACCATCAGACAGCTACAACAAACCACATATCAAAGACATACTGCCGCTACTaacacaaaatcacaaacaagAACATATTCCATGAGGACATCAGTGTAGCTCAGGAGCCCACCGAGCcatttaataaaaatcaaaacataagTGATGCTCCTGAAAATCAGACCAGTAAAGCAGCCAATGCATCttaaaaaatccttaaaaaagtACAACTGATAAGCTAAGATAAGCAGGAATACAGCAGTAGAGTGAATAGTGCAAATGAACAagagacaaacaataaataaaaaataaaaaaaacataaatatttaatcacAAAGTTAAGGTATTATAAAGATAAGTAAAACAACGTTGAAACATGATACATCGGACTGAACTTCCACTAGATCTAGGAGGCATTccaggacacagctggccttcttGACCACTCGGATccgtctcttcctgtctgcagtcgagatgctgctgaccccggcagaccactccatataaaatatggctgatgccaccacagagtctaAAAAGACTCTttgtgctccctgcactccaaaagacctcagtctcctcagcagatagagtctgctctgtccctttttgtacagtgcttttttcttgtctgtgcagtccagtttattgttcaggtgaacatCCGGGTACTTGTAAGATCTCACCATCTCAATGTtcattccctggatgttcactggtaccGGGGGAGAGTGTTTACatcggcggaagtccaccaccagctttTTGGTTTTCCctgagttgatctggaggcggttccgctggcaccatcctatgaagtcctggttcagttatctgtattccctgtcatcccTGTCCATGATGAGGCCGAGGATTTCAGAgccgtcagagaacttttgcaggcgGCAAAATATATctcagaaaacaagcaaatatcTTTTTCACATGAAGATCAGTTTACTCAGCCAGGGAAACTGTTTTCCGTCAGAGCGTTTTGGAGTCTGAGCCCTTTAATCCTGTTCCTATCATTGGTTGTAATGCTCTTTACTGCAGTATAAAACAAGGAACTGGCCACCTAGCTCtgatacaaaacattttaaaacttccTACTCACTTCAAGTAGCTGAGTTTCCTGGGGGAAAATAACCTGGACTGCGacgttttttttcaaagcagctATGACATTTCCTTACAAATAGCATTTCATATAAATATCAACCCCAAGATATTTGTAAGAGCAGTGGAAAATATTTCAACCTGCTGACTTTTGGTGAAAACTCAAGATGCATTTAGTTCCTTTTTCAGATGTCAATAAATAGCTCCTTTGTCTTACACATACTGAGGTTCAGGTAATTTACATCACTGAAGATCAATTAGCATTGAATAGCAGCACGAATTTCTGCGTTTATGGCTGACATCTCTCTCAGTGAATGTCTGCACACCAGCTGAAGCTCAACCTTGAAAAGACCGAACTGTTCTTCCTTCCATGACCCGTTTATTACCACTGAGATCTCTGTGGTGTCCCTGACTCGGACTCCGAGGAACCTCGGTGTGACACTGGATGACCAGCTGTCCATCACTTTTCGAAACTGCTCCTGCAGATCCACACCACCAGGAGCATATGTCCATTCTCTGCCCATGATGAGGCGCATGTTCTGGTCCAGGATCTTGTTCCTATATAACTGTAACCTGCTCCTGGCTACTCTGTAGCCTGCAGTGGTTACCAGTGGCTGCTAGAATCTGACGGTTATGGTCATGGTCAAACTCTCTGTACTCTAAATCCTCCCAATGTCTTTATCTCACCTCCACAGGTCCAGATGCCGTCACGCTGACTGCTGTGGTGAGAGGCCCAGCAAGATGCCTCCTCCTCGGGGAAAGGCCGGCTCTCAACTGCCTGGCCCGGGCCTCAGGGATCGCCACACGCTGTTCTCAGCTCCAGGCAATGGCAACAGCGAGAAGCTGGCATGGAGAAGTGGCTGGCACACGCAAAACCACCCCGGGCTTCCGTCTGGTAGAAAAGTACGCTATGCTGGTTGGCGGTGTGTCCATGCATAGACAAGACCTGAGTGGAATGGTGATGCTGAAGGACAACCATGTCTGGGCATCAGGAAGTATCACACAGGTGGGCGGCTGCACCACAGATCAGATAATGGCTCATACAATGTTGGATCTCACAGCtcattgaaaaatgaaacactcCAAATCTCTATTCCAAACTCCAAACgcatgtttgaaagaaaaaagggggccataataattttaatttggaattaaaaaaaatcaacaaaatatattatttcaaaatgtattgaaaaactgttgaaaaagttgaaatataaTTACCCCTCTGTTTATagcattaaaaatattttactttttaaattatcttttttcatTGATGTGGGTTCAATTTCCCACCATTTAAGGGCAATTTCAAAAAACTTGTCTAAGAATGTAGAAAATTCCAGTAAACaatatttaagaaagtaaaCAGTTAGAACTACATTAAAGTTGCTCACATTCAGTCAAAGGTGCATCTGAAATCCAGAAATTGTATCCAGAATAggttttcaaatgttattttcacCAAATGTAAAGCATTAACATATTTTACCTTGAAGAgcaataatacaaatatgtacATTCAAGTTGCTCAAATTTAATCGGACAGTTTTACAAGCATAAAGTAACTTAAGTCACACAGCAAAACCATAAAAATTACtggaaaaaaggtaaaaaaagtcatagatagtctttctttttacactgtatttatgtataCTTATGGTCTTGTGCTgaaatcaagttgtttttttctgaactgtTGCAAACAGATATTGTTTGACAGAGAGACTGACATCTGTCCTTCAGTCAGATGTGCTTACAACAcgtgcaacaaaaaaatctacccTGTTTGTTCTCTAGGCTGTGAAAGCTGTTCGGTCAGTGTCTGGCTTCAGCAGTAAGATTGAGGTGGAGTGCCGCTCTGTAGAGGAGGGCAGAGAGGCAGCCGGAGCTGGAGCAGACATCGTTATGCTGGACAACTTTCAACCTCAGGtaaagaatatgaaaataaCACAAGGCCCAGTCACTTCTTTTAATTCCCTGGTTTGAATTCACCCCTCCTCCACATGTCTCTCACCATAGGAGCTCCATGTTGCAGCTCATGCACTGAGGGAGGAGTTCCCAACACTACTGATCGAGGCCAGTGGAGGAGTGACTCCAGAGAACATGGCTATGTATTTATCCCCACATGTGGACATCGTTTCTCTGGGCTGCATAACACAGGGATGCCCAGTTGTGGACTTTTCTCTCAAGGTTCAAAAGTCTAGTGTTAACTCAAGCCTGCAAGAATGAGAAAGTACACAGTGGCCCAGTGATTGAATTAGAACATGGGGTGAGATATTGATCTAAAAATAACCGTCTAGGTTTAATGACACTTTCATGTAGTTCTTTGTAAATCTAAATATGCAAAGCTGCCTTCCCATAACGGAACAGCAGTCAAGAGTTCAAATGTAAGCAGTCTATgtaacaaagaaagacagaataaaaggggaatcaagaaaaatgtatatgatattataggacatttttcttctcacttGAATTATTTTCTAATAGATGTGTCTAGCCATGTATATAAGCTTGTTTTAGTTTTCCCGATTTTGAGGTTTAACATCTACTGCTCCCCCACACAAAGGAGATGAATGGTGCTCACATCATTGAAAAATGcaacagcaacattttgttccagaaaacattatttttgtataatctACAGACATCAGAGACAGTCAAAGTGATACCGGAACTTCTAGATTATTTTCAAATACAAATCAACATTACTTTACTCAAAGTATGTTACGAGCTGTTagtgtatgtttaaatatgaaattaagACATTATCTTATCAGATGTGTGCTAATTTGAAACAgtttccagaaaaaaaatcagaaaattgGCTAAAGCCAGGTTTAAAAATtctcattttgttgacatattagtcAAAGTTGATTAAAAGgggatttctctttttttcactccataaatcagaaaataccgtcaacagcattaaaaatgaaCGGTTTTCGCCATGTTTTTAAGAATACAGTGTTCTATAAATCAGACTATGAATAATATAGTAACAAAGCCCTATGTAAAAACATATACCAATAGAGAGGAATGATTGGTTGGTGGTTAAATTCCTGTTCCTCCTGTCTGTATGTCAAACTGTGAATAAGGGAGCAACTGAACCCCAAGATGATCCCTGGGTGctttacagcagcccactgctcctaaatgcTTAGGATGGGATAAATGCAGAGGCCAGATTTCATGTGTGTATATGAACATTGTAATAAAGTTAAGGTTAACTGAAGTTCATTGTGCTACtatatgtacttttactcaaggcAAAATCTAAATGCAGGagttttacttgtaatggactATTTTCATACTGAGGTGTTGCTACTTTTACGGAAATAAAAGATCTTATACATCTCCCACCACTGGAACAAACCATTCTTATTTTACCACATTTATGAGAAGGTATATGTATAAGAGCTAACTGAGGTTCTCAGAAGTCTTTCACACAAGTTTCTAATTTTAACATCCAGTTAtagataaatgttttaaagtcttAAATTGTGCCactgggggcggctgtggcacatgaggtagagcgcttgtcccataaccacaaggttggtggttcaaacccctctaccggcaacatgccgaggtgtccttgagcaagacacctaaccccaagttgctccccgggcgcttcattgcagcccactgctcctccgggatgggctaaatgcagagaaataatttccccgttgtgggactaataaaggcttaattattattattattaattattaaacacAACAATTACAGCGGAGCAGTCTAATTCTCTGTAAATAATTCTTATCATAGTTTATACATGTTTTGAGTTTTGACCAAAATGTGGGTTTTGGGGTCAATGcttatttaaatatgtcaaaCCAATATGATATaagcaaacaacaaacatatAAGGGAAAACATCTGTCAATTGAATCATGCCACCAATAACCTTGAATCTGCAAGACCATTGAGTTAATTATTTTCTCGACTTGTTCAGTATAATCTCATTCTGCTGACTTAGTCAACTGTCTAACCACAAAAATACCTAAGGGTTTCTGCTCAGACGTTTGACTTGAGAAGCCTGtgcaaacaatacaaataacaataaGGTACAAATTGAGAATTAGGGAATTACAACAGAAAGGGGAAGAATGACGAGAAAGATAAAAGATATTTGTTAAGAACATTGCTGTGAGAGTGTCACAACCACCTGCTACGGAAACGCcctagtttgaaaaaaaacacacaggaagtagTGCACAGTCACATGTCTCAAGCAGCATTACCAGCACTGTGTGTCTCAAGAAGGGTGATGAGAAAAGATGCATGGGCAGCGTCGCATCTCCCTGCTCACCTACTTGGTGGCTTTTGGTAAGATATCAAATTTTGCTACATGTTGGGTAATTTATGAGACAATATTGATCTAAAAAAGATGTGTGTGGGGAAAGATTCAAAGGTGATTTTGTGGCCGAAACCCATGCGAGATGTTTGATGTTGTGTGAGCTCCTTTTGGGAGGGTAAATAACATGaagtttgtttagttttttttattaaatgttctcTCTAAAGattttatcataatttatttatcgTATTCAATCATCTAAGTGCATAGCAAAAGCTAAGGAAGCTATCATGGTGAAACTACTTCTTTCTATCGTGGTGAaactacttttttcttttacagaagAAATAGTGCCATTAAAAAACTGAAAGGTCCAagattttgaaataaacaaattgtttttgagatttcaaaatgaaatcttTATAATATCAATGAGCAGCATAAACTTTCTTTGGCTCAAGATTGCAGAAAAAAGAGCGGAGTTGAATATTTCAAAACGtcagcacaaaaacataacaaaacgaTCAATGCAACTAGTGATAAAAGAGGAATGTGATTGTGATTTAGGTGAACTAACCCTCTAAATCCTTacaatatgttgtaaaaaacaatatacaggGACCGAGAGAGATGAGCGCACTGCAAGTTTTTACtgcattaaattatatttttacaggCTGAAATtacaattatacattttcagattaACTTTGGAATTATTTTACACGCTAGCTACTTTACCTTTATCTGAACTGTAttaataattttctttttctagaaatatatttttaaattaaaaaaattggttGTGCAGACAATTTAGTAAATCAATGCATTCTCAATCATCATGAAGAACAACTGTAGTGATGAATGCTCGGCAAAATCTGATGATTagtttatctttaaaatataaaattatttataaaacagtcatttattttcatatttctcaaattctgattatttattaatttcaattAGTTGCATCCTATTTATATTAAGATAGAGCacgtcgtccttcaatcagaggatagGCTGTTTGATGcccggctccgctagtccatgtggatgtttccttgggcaagacacttaaccccaaattgctcccgtaCGCTGTTCCTGCACTGTATGAAAGGGTGTGAATGGTTGGCTAattctgatgggcaggtggtacCTGGCATGATAgctcctgccatcagtgtgtgaatgtgtgtgaatgggagaTTGACATGTAGTgaaaaagcgctttgagtggttggaagactagaaaagcacaatataggtacaagtccatttacccaTTCCATTTACCAAAACTTGAATATGTGGTCTCTTTCTGACAAATTGCAGCCATCCCTGTCTCTTTGACTTTCAACATTGATACGACACCTGTAGATGTCTATGAAGGGGAACAAAAGGATTTCTTTGGATACAAAGTGCTTCAATTCATGTCTGGCACGGAAAAAGGGTAAGTTTCCATTTGCAACTTAGTGGTTCAGTCGATATGTAGTGTTGTTgtactgaattttttttaaatcctgattACAATCAGCCATGCATGGTTTCCTTTTTATATGTACTCGAAGTGTAAGGAAGATAATTTTGGCTTACTTAACCAGAATCTCCTGTGAAGAGCAGCAGTTGGTTAATTACCTTGAATTATATTGCATCCTGTGACTCACCATCTTGTTGCATTACAAAGAGATTATTCTACTGCCCTGCTGACAACAGCAGAATCATTTAATTTCCTTCAGTTAAAACTGTGTTGGTCATGTCAGCCTAACCAAAAATGGTTAACCACTTCACAGGATAATCGTAACTGCACCGCTGAAGCTAAATGGAACTGGGGGGATATGTAAACGTGACCAAAACCAAATGGTCAAGTGCTTCAACCCTAAAGGTATATAAATCCCTTTATTTCTAAT
Protein-coding sequences here:
- the LOC129096192 gene encoding nicotinate-nucleotide pyrophosphorylase [carboxylating]-like, producing the protein MSQPLNTAPHAIPPHTLTRLAREWLTEDTPNFDPAGVCVGSQEVEARLLCKTPYSLLAGSPFFTAVFTEVGCTVEWISQEGAEIGPDAVTLTAVVRGPARCLLLGERPALNCLARASGIATRCSQLQAMATARSWHGEVAGTRKTTPGFRLVEKYAMLVGGVSMHRQDLSGMVMLKDNHVWASGSITQAVKAVRSVSGFSSKIEVECRSVEEGREAAGAGADIVMLDNFQPQELHVAAHALREEFPTLLIEASGGVTPENMAMYLSPHVDIVSLGCITQGCPVVDFSLKVQKSSVNSSLQE